The proteins below come from a single Anguilla rostrata isolate EN2019 chromosome 3, ASM1855537v3, whole genome shotgun sequence genomic window:
- the LOC135250109 gene encoding kelch-like protein 13 isoform X4 has product MDHPVHRGEMMSVGLHDRSLVDEDDPHMKVSLGSSDMGVSAHLQASKTGNTRFFTSNTHSSVVLQGFDQLRIEGLLCDVTLVPGDGDEAFPVHRAMMASSSDYFKAMFTGGMKEQDLMCIKLHGVNRIGLKKIIDFIYTAKLSLNMENLQDTLEAASFLQILPVLDFCKVFLISGVSLDNCVEVGRIANTYNLTEVDKYVNNFILKNFPSLLATGEFVKLPFERLAFVLSSNSLKHCGELDLFKAACRWLRSEEGRMEHAAKLMKNIRFPLMSPQELINHVQTVDFMRTDNTCVNLLLEASNYQMMPYMQPVMQSERTAIRSDSAHLVTLGGVLRQQLVVSKELRLYDEKAHEWKALAPMDAPRYQHGIAVIGNFLYVVGGQSNYDTKGKTAVDTVFRYDPRYNKWMQVASLNEKRTFFHLSALKGHLYAVGGRNAAGELATVECYNPRTNEWTYVAKMNEPHYGHAGTVYGGFMYISGGITHDTFQKELMCFDPDTDKWTQKAPMTTVRGLHCMCTVGDRLYVIGGNHFRGTSDYDDVLSCEYYSPALDLWTPIAAMLRGQSDVGVAVFQSKIYVVGGYSWNNRCMVEIVQKYDPEKDEWHKVFDLPESLGGIRACTLTVFPPEDNTGSPSRESPLSAP; this is encoded by the exons GGGTTCGACCAGCTGAGAATAGAGGGACTGCTCTGTGACGTGACCCTGGTTCCGGGGGACGGGGACGAGGCCTTTCCGGTCCACCGGGCGATGATGGCGTCCTCCAGCGATTACTTCAAAGCTATGTTCACAG GGGGGATGAAGGAGCAGGACTTGATGTGCATCAAGCTTCACGGCGTCAACCGGATAGGCCTCAAGAAGATAATCGACTTCATCTACACCGCCAAGCTCTCGCTCAACATGGAGAACCTTCAAGACACGCTGGAGGCGGCCAGCTTTCTCCAGATACTCCCCGTGCTCGACTTCTGCAAGGTCTTTCTCATATCGGGG GTCTCGCTGGACAACTGCGTGGAGGTGGGCCGCATCGCCAACACGTACAACCTGACCGAGGTGGACAAGTACGTCAACAACTTCATCCTGAAGAACTTCCCCTCGCTCCTGGCCACGGGGGAGTTCGTCAAGCTGCCCTTTGAGCGGCTGGCCTTCGTGCTCTCCAGCAACAGCCTGAAGCACTGCGGCGAGCTGGACCTGTTCAAGGCCGCCTGCCGCTGGCTGCGGTCCGAGGAGGGCCGCATGGAGCACGCGGCCAAGCTGATGAAGAACATCCGCTTCCCCCTCATGAGCCCGCAGGAGCTCATCAACCACGTGCAGACGGTGGACTTCATGCGCACGGACAACACCTGCGTCAACCTCCTCCTGGAGGCCAGCAACTACCAGATGATGCCCTACATGCAGCCGGTCATGCAGTCGGAGAGGACGGCCATCCGCTCGGACAGCGCGCACCTGGTGACGCTGGGCGGCGTCCTGCGGCAGCAGCTGGTGGTCAGCAAGGAGCTGCGGCTGTACGACGAGAAGGCGCACGAGTGGAAGGCGCTGGCGCCCATGGACGCGCCGCGCTACCAGCACGGCATCGCCGTCATCGGCAACTTCCTGTACGTGGTGGGCGGCCAGAGCAACTACGACACCAAAGGCAAGACGGCGGTGGACACGGTCTTCCGCTACGACCCGCGCTACAACAAGTGGATGCAGGTGGCCTCGCTGAACGAGAAGCGCACCTTCTTCCACCTCAGTGCCCTCAAAGGACACCTCTATGCAGTGGGCGGGCGCAACGCCGCGGGGGAGCTcg CTACCGTGGAGTGCTACAACCCCAGAACCAACGAGTGGACGTACGTCGCGAAAATGAACGAACCTCACTACGGCCACGCCGGGACGGTCTACGGCGGCTTCATGTACATTTCAG GTGGAATCACTCACGACACTTTCCAGAAGGAGCTGATGTGCTTTGACCCCGACACGGACAAGTGGACTCAGAAAGCGCCCATGACCACGGTGCGGGGGCTGCACTGCATGTGTACTGTGGGCGACAGGCTGTACGTCATCGGGGGGAACCACTTCCGGGGCACCAGCGACTACGACGACGTGCTGAGCTGCGAGTACTACTCGCCGGCGCTGGACCTGTGGACGCCCATCGCCGCCATGCTGCGGGGCCAGAGCGACGTGGGCGTGGCCGTCTTCCAGAGCAAGATCTACGTGGTGGGCGGCTACTCCTGGAACAACCGCTGCATGGTGGAGATCGTGCAGAAGTACGACCCGGAGAAGGACGAGTGGCACAAGGTGTTCGACCTGCCCGAGTCGCTGGGCGGGATCCGCGCCTGCACGCTCACCGTCTTTCCCCCCGAGGACAATACAGGGTCCCCCTCCAGGGAGTCGCCCCTCTCGGCCCCCTga